The following coding sequences lie in one Yoonia sp. G8-12 genomic window:
- a CDS encoding Crp/Fnr family transcriptional regulator, with product MDLFTFLTCPPNALDADTAREFAAAWNVEFVEKGRRIATQGEPDPMERIILDGRATSQISDPEGRGVCVSFNAGPCVVAPNVARTRNGTSLVSIEVVADALVAQMDSRALTELMLASKPIREWANGILQQELARKADREWCLAALGGADRLAWFRKDFPRHERLFGHYLIASFLGVTPVTLSRLRGAERDTALD from the coding sequence TTGGACCTCTTTACCTTTCTGACATGTCCCCCGAACGCTTTAGATGCAGACACAGCGCGTGAGTTCGCGGCAGCATGGAATGTTGAATTTGTCGAAAAGGGGCGTCGCATTGCGACGCAGGGCGAACCAGACCCAATGGAGCGCATCATTCTTGATGGGCGCGCCACGAGCCAAATTAGCGATCCAGAAGGCCGCGGCGTTTGCGTTAGCTTTAACGCTGGTCCGTGCGTGGTCGCACCCAATGTTGCGAGAACCAGAAATGGGACCTCGCTCGTTTCCATAGAGGTGGTTGCGGATGCATTGGTTGCGCAAATGGACAGCCGCGCCCTGACTGAGCTTATGCTAGCATCGAAGCCAATTCGCGAATGGGCAAACGGAATTTTGCAGCAAGAACTGGCTCGCAAGGCTGATCGGGAGTGGTGCCTCGCCGCACTTGGCGGCGCAGATCGCCTCGCATGGTTTCGGAAAGATTTCCCGCGACACGAAAGGCTTTTCGGTCACTATTTGATAGCATCTTTTCTCGGTGTCACTCCGGTCACACTTAGTCGTCTTCGCGGTGCTGAGCGAGACACGGCGCTTGATTGA